The Microbulbifer sp. TB1203 nucleotide sequence CTTCTGCCGCGGCGACAGCGCCGCCGTTTCCGACCGGCTCACCCCGCAACTGGAAAAGCTCGGCGGCGAACTGGACCTGGAGAGCCCGCGCCTGCTGGTATACAGCATCCACGTGAGCTGCGGCTTCGCCACTATCGAAAAAATTCTCGACAGCGTGTGCGACGGCGCAAACAGCGTCTGGTACTACGGCAATGTGTACGACCCCCAGGACGGGCAGACGCCGCTGAACTGGTGGCAGGACATTCTCAAACCTGAATAGGCTCAAGCCCGAATAACCCCCCCCGGGAACGCCGAGCCCCAGCTCGGCAATAGTGTACGCAAGAGTGTGTATGCCGAGCTGGGGCTCGGCGCTCCCGGCAAAACAAGGAACCCGATGTTAATCGTTATTTCTCCGGCCAAGACCCTGGACTACGAGAGTCCTATTCCCCTGTTGCCCGAGTTGGAAGTTACCCGACCGGATTTCCTCGGAGACTCCTCCGAGCTGATTAAAGAGCTGCGCGAACTGAGCCCGCAGCAGATCTCCAGCCTGATGAAGATCTCCGACAAGCTGGGCGCGCTCAACTACGACCGCTTCCAGCAGTGGAAGCGCCCCTTCACCGCGAAGAACGCCCGCCCCGCCCTGCTCGCTTTCAAGGGCGATGTGTACACCGGGCTGCAGGCGGAGACCATGGGCAAACGGGATTTCAACTACGCCCAGAAGCACCTGCGCATACTCTCCGGCCTCTACGGCCTGCTTCGCCCGCTGGATCTGATGCAGCCCTACCGGCTGGAGATGGGCACCAAATTTACCAATGCGCGCGGCAAAAACCTCTACGAGTTCTGGGACGGGAAGATCACCGATGCGCTCAACAAGCAGCTGCAGAGTCTGAAGAGCAGGGAGCTGGTCAACCTGGCCTCCAACGAGTACTTCAAGTCGGTGCAGCCCCGGGCGCTGCAGGCGGAAATAATCACACCGCAGTTCAGGGACCTGAAAAACGGCCAGTACAAGATGATCAGCTTCTACGCCAAGCGGGCCCGCGGCGCCATGAGCCGCTGGGCCATCGACCAGCGGGTAAAAAAGGCGGAGGAACTGAAGGGGTTCGACGGCGACGGCTACCGCTACAATGCGGCGCTGTCCAAGGGCAATGACTGGGTTTTCACCCGAGACGAGGCGCAATGAGCGCGGAGCTGCCGGACGCGCCCGCCTGCGCGCGCAACCGCGAGCCGATACTTCGCGAGCTGCGGCGACTGCTGGCGCACCGCCGCTCGGTTCTGGAAATCGGCAGCGGCACCGGCCAGCATGCGGTCTACTTCGCCCCGCGGCTGCCGCACCTCACCTGGCAGACCTCGGATCTCGCGGAGAACCTGCCCGGCATCCGCGCCTGGCTGGCGGCGCAGCCCGCGAACAATATGCCGCCGCCGCTGGAGCTGGACGTGAACGGCGAGTGGCCGGATCTGGCTGTGGACGCCGTGTTCACCGCCAACAGCCTGCATATCATGTCCGCGGATTCGGTGCGGGCCCTCTTTCGCGCGTTGCCCCGGGTATTGCAGCCGGGCGGCGCGCTGATAGTCTATGGCCCGATGAAAATCGCCGGCGACTATATTGGCATTGGCCCCGGCGGCGTCGGCTCCAGCAATGCCGATTTCGACCGCTGGCTGAAGCAGCGCGATCCGCACAGCGGCATCCGCGACCTGGAATGGCTGGACCGGTTGGCGGAAGATGCGGGTCTGCAGCGCGTAGAGAATCACTATCTGCCGGCCAACAACCAGTTGGTGGTCTGGCAACTTATCGAGTAAGGGGGTTTGGGATGCCGGACTGGTTGGAAACGGGAGTGATCATCGCCTTCGCGATTGCGGCGGTGTTCTTTTTTGCCAAATACCGCGAGACCGTCGCGATACTGCACGAGAGCGAGCGCATGAAAAAGCGCCTCTCCGATGACCTGGACCGCTACCGCGATATGCCGCGCCTGCGCGCCCTGCGCGACGCCCTGGTGAGCAACGGCACCCTGCCGGTGGACGACCAGGGGCTCGAGCACCTGCTGCTGCGCGACGGGGAAAAGCAGCTGTATCACCTGACCCTGCGTCGCGAGTGCAACGCGGTGGCTGAGGGGGAGACGGTCACCTATCTCAAGGGCGGAGAGGAGCGGGAGCTCGAAGAGCTGTCGTAGCCTACCCATCCTATCCCATGCCCGTAGTGGCGAACCTCGTGTTCGCCCCTTCGGCGCGTTTCGTCATTCTGGCGCAAGCCAGAATCCAGGTGCCACTGGACTGGATACCGGCCTGCGCCGGTATGACGAGTTAATGAGAGCTCAAATCGAAATTGAGTATCTACAGATCATTTATCGCGGTCAGGATTTCTTCTTGCCCTTCAGCCTGCGCTTGAGCCCGATCTTCAGGTCGTAGTACAGGAACGGCAGTCGGTGCAGCGGCGTGAACCGGCGCCCCAGCGCACCCAGGTAGAGCGCCATAAATTCCTTCCGGCTCTGCCAGTCCAGCTTGTAGCAGGCGCGCTTCAGATCTGAAAGGCGGCGGGAGACGGTCAGCTGCTTGGGGTAGAAGCGCGCGCGGCCGGTGTCGATCAGCGAGAAATGCGGCTCGTTGTTTTCGTCCAGCCGCACCAGCATGTTGCCGCCGGACAGATCGCGGAAATAGGCCCCGCGCTTGTGCAGCTTAAGCAGGAACTGCGCCAGCTTCTGCAGGAACTCCCTCTTGGCCACACCCCGGTGACAACTCGTCCCCTGTTTGAACGCGGAGAAGAAATCGCGTACCGAGAGATTGCCGGGCTGGAATTCACAGATATACCAGTTTTCGGTTGGGGCCCCGCGCTCGATGCGCTCGAACCAGGCCACCGGGCGCGGGGTGGCCACGCCGATGCGCTGCAGCTCCACCGCCCCGTTCCAGCTGCGCAGCCCTTTGGAGGGCTTGAAGCGGTCCGCCAGCTTCTTGTTCCAGGGCAGCCGGTCCGGCTTCTTTACCACCAGGGATTTTTCCGGATCGCGGGGGTCGGCGACCTTCCACACCGCATTGCGGGTCTTGCGCAGCGCGTCCTGTTTCGCCGGTGCCGGCAGCTTTTGCGGGTGCAGTTCAGCGAACAGCTTGTCCGCATCGGCGCGGCTGGCGGCGCATACCATGCCCCGCCACTGGCCGTCGTCGAAGCAGTAGTAGTTGCCGGCATCCGCGTGGGGCGCGATGCGCGCACCGGCGAACACCCGGGCAGCGCGGTTGACCGCCGGCTCCACCGACACAGGCCAGGCCAGGTAGAGCGGCGCCTCGCCGGCCACCTCCGGCATCTCCGCCAGCGGCGCACCGTCGCGATTGCGCCACTCGGCGCGGGCCAGATCCTCGCGGGAGTAGATGGTCATCAGGTCGGCGGCACAGCCGTTGACCGTCCACACCGCGTGGATGCGCTGGTCGCCGCGAACGAATTCGTGCAGCTGCAGGCGGCGGGAATCGCACAGTTGGCCGCGATACTCCGCACCGGGCACGGTGCGGTTGAAAAAGGCCATGGCATCGAAGGCCGGGCGGGCGCGGTAGTTTTGCAGTTCGCCGTAGTTGGTGCCGTAGAAGCACACCAGTTCGTGGGGCGCGGCGCGGCCGCTGCCGTCGTCGATCAGTCCCTCGCGCCAGCTCACCAGCGGGCCCCAGTAGGCGCGGCCCAGGCTGCCGGAAGCGGCGGCCAGCAGCATGTAGCGGGCCAGGTAGTCCGCCTGCTTCTGCTCGCAGTCCTCCAGCATGCGACGGATTCGCCCAAGGGTCCAGAAGGCGTTGGTGGACCAGGTGTGCGCCAGTTGGAAGCGCTCGCTGATGGCCGCCAGCAGGCGCGCCTTCTTCACCAGGTTGAGCTGGTGCAGGTGGGCGAAACGGCGCCCGAGTACCTTGCGATCGTAGTTCTCCGGCTCGGTGGCGCGCTCGGCGAACAGGTTGGTGGTGTGGATTTCCGGAAGCCCGCCGCAACGGCGCAGGGCTTTGAGCAGGCCGACGTTATAGGGGGGTTCGAAGTCGGTGATATTGGGTCCGGCCAGGCGCAGGCCGCGCTGCTGTACCTCTCCGGCGGCTATCTGCCAGGCGCGGGCGAAGAATTCCAGGCGGTGATAGCCGCACCAGCGCCGGCGGTTCACGGTGTTGCCGATCTCCACCGCCTCCAGCCGATCGCCCCAGCGCTCCAGGGCGGTTACCACAAAGTCGTGCCAGCGCTGGCAGGCGTCCGGCAGCCCCATGCGCGCGGCCTCCTCCGGCGGCTGCACCAGGTGCAGCAACACCGCGAAGCCCTCGTCCAGCAGCCGCTGCAGGAAGCGCTCGGTGTGGCCGCCGGGGGCGCAGTAGCCGTAGTCCAGGCGCACGTGGCGAAGGCCCAGCTCGCGCAGCCGTTCGATGATGTAGGTGTCGCTGTCCGGGTCCGCCTGGCTGGCCACGCAGATGGCGGAGAAGTCCTGCGGCACCCGGTGACCGGCGCTGGCGAGATGGCCGGCGGGAGCCCGGAAGTGGCCCCGCAGCAGGTAGGACAGGGCCCCGAGGTGGAAGGCGCCCCGCACCGAGGACAAATCGCGGTCGCCATCTGCAGGAAAAGTCTCTACCGCCACTGCTGGTCTCCCGGAGAATTACTCTGACGTGATCGTGAGGCGGGGGATTCTAGCAGCAATTGGGTAATTTTTAACCTGTAAATTAGGCGGAAGCGGCGGTGGAGAGTTTGCTGGGGGGAAAGTGCAGGGCGAAGGTGCTGCCGCGGCCGGGTGTGCTGTCCACGCTCAGTTCGCCGCTGTGGCGCAGCAGCACGTGTTTGACGATGGCGAGGCCGAGGCCGGTGCCGCCGCTGTCGCGGGAGCGGCCCGCATCCACGCGGTAGAAGCGCTCGGTGAGACGGGGGATGTGGATGGGGTCGATGCCGATGCCGCTGTCCTGTACCGAGAAGTGGCCGCCGCGGCTGTCCACCCACCAGCGCAGCTGGATGGGGCCGCCGGCGGGGCTGTATTTGACCGCGTTCAGCGCCAGGTTGGCGAAGGCGCTGTGCAGCTCGGTGGCGTCGCCGGTGAGGGTGGCGTCCTGCAGGCACTCGACGCTGATCTGGTGGCGTCCGGCGCTGAGGCCGCGGGCCTCCCCCGCCACCCGCTCCATCAGCTCGCGCACGGGGATCTGTTCGCGGCCGCTGTTGCGCTCTGAGGTTTCCAGGCGCGCGAGCAGAAGGAGGTCGTTGACCAGGCTGGTCATGCGCTGGGTCTGATCGAGCATCTGGGCCAGCGGCCGCTGCCAGCCCTGGGGCGCCTGGCCGCTGCCCTCCAGGGTTTCCAGGTAGCCGGCGATCACCGTCAGCGGGGTGCGCAGCTCGTGGGACACATTGGCGACGAAATCCCGGCGCATCTGTTCCAGGTTGTGCAGCCGGGTGACGTCGCGCACGATCACCAGGGCCTCGTCGCGGCCGTAGCGGGTGACTTCCATCTGCAGGATGCGCGCGTCGTTGCCCGGCGCCGGCAGGGTCAGCGGCTCGCGCCGGCCCTGCTGCTGCATGTAGCTGACGAAACCGGGTTCGCGCACGAAATTGATCAGGGGCTGGCCGGCGTCCTCGGGGCGCAGGCCGAGCAGCTCGCCGGCGGCGGGGTTCCACCAGGCCAGGTTGCCGTCGTCCTCCAGTGCCACTATGCCCTCGCGCAGGGCGCTGGTGCTGTCCTGCACGCGGCGCAACATGGCGTGCAGCTTCTGTTTCTCGCGGCGGTGGCGGCGCTGGAGGCGGTAGAAGTCGTCGTAGATGTCGCCCCAGACGCCGAAGGCGGTGGGCGCGGGGCCGCGGCGGCCGTTGGCCAGCCAGCGGTTGAAGCGGCTCTGCTGCCAGAGCACCCAACCCAGGTAGACCGCCAGGCCGAGGGCGATGGCCGGCAGCCAGCGTCCGGTGGAGAAACCGAGAATGGCGCAGCCCAGGGCGATGACGGCAAAGCGCGAGAACTCGCCGATACTGCGATCCAGCATTGAAGGTGTCGCTGTGTTGATTCAGGCGGGCAAAGTTTTACACTTTTTCCGCGGTTTGCACAGAAAAGCGGTAGCCGGTGCCGCGCACCGTCTGGATGTAGCGGTCGTGGCCGTCCACTGCCAGGGCCTTGCGCAGGCGGCGGATATGCACGTCCACGGTGCGCTCCTCCACATAGACGTTGCCGCCCCAGACGTGGTCCAGCAGCTGGGTACGGGTGTAGGCGCGCTCCTGGTGGGAGAGGAAAAACGTTAGCAGGCGGAATTCCGTGGGGCCCATCTCCACCGCCTGGCCGCCGATGGTCACCCGGTGACTGATCGGATCCAGCGCCAGTTGGCCGGCGGTGAGTGGTTCCTCCGGGGTGCTGGGGCCGGCGCGGCGCAACACCGCCTTGAGGCGCGCCACCAGTTCCCGGGGGGAAAACGGCTTGGTGATATAGTCGTCGGCGCCGGTCTCCAGGCCCTTGATCTTGTGATCTTCCTCGCCCTTGGCGGTGAGCATGATGATGGGGATGGAGGCGGTGAGTTCATCGCGCTTGAGGCGGCGGGCAAGCTCCACTCCGGACACGTCCGGCAGCATCCAGTCGAGCAGGATCAGGTCCGGCTTTTCATCGACCACCTGCGCGTGCGCGGCCTGGGCGTTTTCCGCTTCGATGCAACGGTACTCCGCCATCTCCAGTGCCACGCGCAGCATATCGCGCACAGCGGCTTCGTCGTCGACTATCAGAATGGTTTTGTTTTGCATCTGTCATACCCTGCTTTTGCCGGTCATTTAACGGCATTCCTATGACAAATATATGACAGGCGTAAAACAGCCCCCAGGCTGCGGGGGCTCAACTCAGCAGATAGTGGAAAAATATTCCGCTGAATACCGCTGTGCCCACCCAATTGTTGTTCAAGAACGCGCGGAAACAGGCATCCCTTTCCCGGCCGCGGATCAACCAC carries:
- a CDS encoding DUF4265 domain-containing protein codes for the protein MTALQVIELFAGTSPDGEPVVERLQVRVNEDDSCQLVRSPAFIKGIASGDTIKVNTEKQEFELVKRSGNLAIRVFCRGDSAAVSDRLTPQLEKLGGELDLESPRLLVYSIHVSCGFATIEKILDSVCDGANSVWYYGNVYDPQDGQTPLNWWQDILKPE
- the yaaA gene encoding peroxide stress protein YaaA, coding for MLIVISPAKTLDYESPIPLLPELEVTRPDFLGDSSELIKELRELSPQQISSLMKISDKLGALNYDRFQQWKRPFTAKNARPALLAFKGDVYTGLQAETMGKRDFNYAQKHLRILSGLYGLLRPLDLMQPYRLEMGTKFTNARGKNLYEFWDGKITDALNKQLQSLKSRELVNLASNEYFKSVQPRALQAEIITPQFRDLKNGQYKMISFYAKRARGAMSRWAIDQRVKKAEELKGFDGDGYRYNAALSKGNDWVFTRDEAQ
- a CDS encoding DUF938 domain-containing protein, yielding MSAELPDAPACARNREPILRELRRLLAHRRSVLEIGSGTGQHAVYFAPRLPHLTWQTSDLAENLPGIRAWLAAQPANNMPPPLELDVNGEWPDLAVDAVFTANSLHIMSADSVRALFRALPRVLQPGGALIVYGPMKIAGDYIGIGPGGVGSSNADFDRWLKQRDPHSGIRDLEWLDRLAEDAGLQRVENHYLPANNQLVVWQLIE
- a CDS encoding lipopolysaccharide kinase InaA family protein yields the protein MAVETFPADGDRDLSSVRGAFHLGALSYLLRGHFRAPAGHLASAGHRVPQDFSAICVASQADPDSDTYIIERLRELGLRHVRLDYGYCAPGGHTERFLQRLLDEGFAVLLHLVQPPEEAARMGLPDACQRWHDFVVTALERWGDRLEAVEIGNTVNRRRWCGYHRLEFFARAWQIAAGEVQQRGLRLAGPNITDFEPPYNVGLLKALRRCGGLPEIHTTNLFAERATEPENYDRKVLGRRFAHLHQLNLVKKARLLAAISERFQLAHTWSTNAFWTLGRIRRMLEDCEQKQADYLARYMLLAAASGSLGRAYWGPLVSWREGLIDDGSGRAAPHELVCFYGTNYGELQNYRARPAFDAMAFFNRTVPGAEYRGQLCDSRRLQLHEFVRGDQRIHAVWTVNGCAADLMTIYSREDLARAEWRNRDGAPLAEMPEVAGEAPLYLAWPVSVEPAVNRAARVFAGARIAPHADAGNYYCFDDGQWRGMVCAASRADADKLFAELHPQKLPAPAKQDALRKTRNAVWKVADPRDPEKSLVVKKPDRLPWNKKLADRFKPSKGLRSWNGAVELQRIGVATPRPVAWFERIERGAPTENWYICEFQPGNLSVRDFFSAFKQGTSCHRGVAKREFLQKLAQFLLKLHKRGAYFRDLSGGNMLVRLDENNEPHFSLIDTGRARFYPKQLTVSRRLSDLKRACYKLDWQSRKEFMALYLGALGRRFTPLHRLPFLYYDLKIGLKRRLKGKKKS
- the phoR gene encoding phosphate regulon sensor histidine kinase PhoR, which translates into the protein MLDRSIGEFSRFAVIALGCAILGFSTGRWLPAIALGLAVYLGWVLWQQSRFNRWLANGRRGPAPTAFGVWGDIYDDFYRLQRRHRREKQKLHAMLRRVQDSTSALREGIVALEDDGNLAWWNPAAGELLGLRPEDAGQPLINFVREPGFVSYMQQQGRREPLTLPAPGNDARILQMEVTRYGRDEALVIVRDVTRLHNLEQMRRDFVANVSHELRTPLTVIAGYLETLEGSGQAPQGWQRPLAQMLDQTQRMTSLVNDLLLLARLETSERNSGREQIPVRELMERVAGEARGLSAGRHQISVECLQDATLTGDATELHSAFANLALNAVKYSPAGGPIQLRWWVDSRGGHFSVQDSGIGIDPIHIPRLTERFYRVDAGRSRDSGGTGLGLAIVKHVLLRHSGELSVDSTPGRGSTFALHFPPSKLSTAASA
- the phoB gene encoding phosphate regulon transcriptional regulator PhoB, producing MQNKTILIVDDEAAVRDMLRVALEMAEYRCIEAENAQAAHAQVVDEKPDLILLDWMLPDVSGVELARRLKRDELTASIPIIMLTAKGEEDHKIKGLETGADDYITKPFSPRELVARLKAVLRRAGPSTPEEPLTAGQLALDPISHRVTIGGQAVEMGPTEFRLLTFFLSHQERAYTRTQLLDHVWGGNVYVEERTVDVHIRRLRKALAVDGHDRYIQTVRGTGYRFSVQTAEKV